The proteins below come from a single Mytilus edulis chromosome 5, xbMytEdul2.2, whole genome shotgun sequence genomic window:
- the LOC139522311 gene encoding ryncolin-2-like — MYQTSKPNPCILLFTFVLVVLMTITNADRNRVTSTSDSGVCFYGKTAERVLGILATGKYRNVLHSDLNVRDCSDLERKHYRSGVYTIYPAGGVGFKVFCDMETGQGGWTVFQRRQDGKVDFYRGWEEYVNGFGNLNTEFWLGNDKIYRLTSRGQYELRVNLEDFDGNKAYAKYSTFYIGDKSTNYKLTVKGYSGTAGDSLKRHNKQAFSTKDKDNDSHSSDCAEVYKGAWWYKDCHDANLNGLYLGNKKDYKGMRWSHWKGSQSMKTTSMMIRRV; from the exons ATGTATCAAACCAGCAAACCTAATCCGTGTATTCTATTGTTTACTTTTGTATTGGTGGTACTGATGACAATAACAAATGCCGATAGAAATCGTGTGACATCAACTTCTGATTCTg gtGTTTGCTTTTATGGAAAAACAGCTGAAAGAGTGCTTGGTATCTTGGCAACTGGAAAATACAGAAATGTGTTGCATTCAG ACCTTAATGTTCGGGACTGTTCAGATTTAGAAAGAAAACATTACAGAAGTGGAGTTTACACAATCTATCCGGCAGGTGGTGTTGGATTTAAGGTGTTCTGTGATATGGAGACGGGTCAGGGCGGATGGACA GTTTTTCAGCGAAGACAAGATGGTAAAGTAGATTTCTACCGAGGCTGGGAAGAATATGTAAACGGATTTGGTAACCTGAATACGGAATTCTGGTTAG gtAATGATAAGATATATAGACTAACATCACGAGGACAGTATGAGCTCAGAGTCAACCTAGAGGATTTTGATGGCAATAAAGCCTATGCCAAATATTCTACCTTCTACATCGGCGACAAGTCAACCAACTACAAACTTACAGTGAAGGGTTATAGTGGAACTGCAG gTGATTCTTTAAAGAGGCACAATAAACAGGCTTTCTCGACAAAGGATAAGGATAATGACAGCCATAGCAGTGATTGTGCTGAAGTGTACAAAGGGGCTTGGTGGTATAAAGACTGTCATGACGCTAATCTTAACGGACTGTATCTGGGAAATAAAAAGGATTACAAAGGAATGCGTTGGTCTCATTGGAAAGGATCTCAGTCCATGAAAACCACATCAATGATGATCCGTAGAGTATAA